ATGATCATTCGTGATCGGACCTTCGTGTTTGTCTGTTCAGTTCTGGCTTTTCGGTCACTATTGTACCTGACGCAGTTAATAATTAACTTCAGCAACAACAAGATATATTACAATAAACTCAAGAAACATGCCAAGAGTGAATACATAAATATACTTACATTTTATCCTTTTAAATACGGAATATGTAAATATAAATGTACTAAATATTATTATCAATATTATCAATGAATTAATGGGTAGTACCTCCATATAATATCGATAATCAATTAAGTTTGGAGCTAATAATACATCAGATATTAAACCACACATGATTGGAAAAACCATGACAAAAACTAATGCGCTGACTGCTGAATAGATGGCAAGTAACGGACGAAGCGCCTGTGCATCACGCAAAGTCCGTATGCCCATATATAGAATAAATGGCACTAGACCCCCTGCAATCATAAGTATGATAATCATCAGTGATTCCCCGCACGGGTGCCATTGTCTGCCGAGATTGGGTGCCATAGTCTGGTCGTACTCGACCTGACTATGGTGTGACCACGCGAAAGCGGTTTAGTTGTACTCCCTGAGTGGATCATCGGGTAACGTCTTCCAATCAATCGGAACTCGTCCCACGGTGCGTGTCGCTCGATAGTCCCGGTAGCTGGACCATTCCCATTCCTCTGGCAGCACCACCAACTTTCGCCGTAGCGGGTTCTCATGGCAGTAATTGATCTTCTCCCATATCCTGGCATCTGTCCAGAGGTTCAGATCAAATCCTCCACCCGGTTGCCAGAATCGATAACACTGTCGGCCGGAGGGTTGCACATCCAGAAGCTTTTTCAGAAACGCCGGGTGATGCAGTTTCAAATACTTCACCGCTGCACGGGTGACACCCAGTTTCAGTGATGACAGAAAGTCGCTGGTGCTGTAGGCGTGGCGATGGGGGATCACCACCAGATGCACGTGCTCAGGCATGATGATATAGGCCCAGCAGCCGAAGTCGTGTTGTTTCAAGGTTTTGTAGAGTGATCTGATGAACCAGAGTCGGGATCGATCTTTAGAAAGTAGCTGCAACCTTTTCCAGCACGAGAAGGTGAATAAGTGAGCGTGGCCTGCATCGTT
This genomic stretch from Planctomycetia bacterium harbors:
- a CDS encoding transposase — its product is MSNPHRRRLKHYNDAGHAHLFTFSCWKRLQLLSKDRSRLWFIRSLYKTLKQHDFGCWAYIIMPEHVHLVVIPHRHAYSTSDFLSSLKLGVTRAAVKYLKLHHPAFLKKLLDVQPSGRQCYRFWQPGGGFDLNLWTDARIWEKINYCHENPLRRKLVVLPEEWEWSSYRDYRATRTVGRVPIDWKTLPDDPLREYN